Part of the Thauera sedimentorum genome, AGCTCGAAGATCAGCGCCGGGTCGACCTTGCGCAGGCAGACGTTGATGCCGGCGTTGGCGGCGATGGTCCACGGGAAGCACCAGCCGTTGCAGTGGAACATCGGCAGCGTCCACAGGTACACCGCGTGGTTGGGCATGCCCCAGCTGATGATGTTGGAGGCGGCGTTCAGATAGGCGCCGCGGTGGTGGTAGACCACGCCCTTGGGGTTGCCGGTGGTGCCGGAGGTGTAGTTGAGCGCAATCGCGTCCCACTCGTCGGCGGGCAGTTGCCAGGCGTAGTCGGCGTCGCCGCCGGCCAGCAGTTCCTCGTACTCGATCTCGCCGAGGCGCTCGGTGCCGGGGTACTCCGGGTCGAGCGCGTCGATCACCAGCGGGCGCGGCCCGTCCAGCAGCTCGAGCGCGGCGCGGATGGTGGGGGCGAACTCGGGGTCGGTGATCAGCACCTTGGCCTCGCCGTGGCCGAGCATGAAGGCGATGGCCTCGGCGTCCAGGCGGGTATTGAGGGTGTTGAGCACCGCGCCGGTCATCGGCACGCCGAAATGCACCTCGACCATGGCCGGCACGTTGGGCAGCATCACCGCCACGGTATCGCCGCGGCCGATGCCACGCTGCACCAGCGCGCTCGCCAGGCGGCGGCAGCGCTCATAGGTGTCGCCCCAGGTGAAGCGGCGGCTGCCGTGGATGACCGACGTGCGGTCCGGATACACATAGGCGCTGCGCTCGATGTAGGACAGCGGCGACAGCGGCACGTAGTTGGCGGGGTTGCGGTCCAGCCCCTGGTCGTAAGCGGATTGCGACACCTGTTCCTCCCTTTCCCGGTCTTGATCTTGTGCTCGGGCGCCCCGCGCTACGTACGCCAGCGTATGGCGACCCGACCGGGGAACATGGCAGAGGAAGTTGTCGGAAGTTGCGCGGAAATGTACGCAATCTTGTCGGCGGCTGCCGGCGTGGCGTGCCGGCCCCCGCGCAGCGGTTAGAATCCATGCTGTCCGGCCCGCGCCAACCTATTGCTTCCGAACCGATGAACCTCCAGGCCGCCCGCCAGCTCTCCGCCGCCCCGCAAGCCGACGGCGCCCCCGTCGGCGACCACCTCTACCGCCAGATGGTCGGCGGCGCGCTGGAACTGTTCGATCAGGGGGTCACCGTGTTCGATGCCGGGCTGCGGCTCATCGCCTGGAACCGGCGTTTCGTCGCCATGCTGGAGTTTCCCGCGGAGCTGCTGGTGGCCGGCACGCCCTACGAGCGCTTCGTGCGCTACAACGTGGCGCGCGGCGAGTACGGCGAGTACGACGACTGTGCCGGTACCGCGGACGCAGCCTGCGTGGAGGCCCTGGTGGCCGCGCGCATGGCCGCCGCGCGCCGCTTCCACCCTCACCACACGCGCTGGGTGCGGCCCAACGGCCGGGTGCTGGAACTGCGCGGCCAGCCCCTGCCCGACGATGCCGGCTTCGTCACCTTCTACGCCGACATTACCGACCAGCAGCAGCGCCAGGACGAGATCGACCGCCAGAAGGCCGAGCTCGAAGCCCACATCCAGCGCCGCACCGCGGAGCTCACCGCGGCCAACGCGGAGCTGACCGCGGCCATCGAGCGGAACCGCGAGATCACCGTGGCGCTGCGCTACAGCGAAGGCCGCCTGCGCCAGATCACCGACGCGATTCCCGCGCACATCGCCTACTTCGACAAGACCTGGACCTACCGCTACGCCAACCGGCGCTATGCCGAGTGGTTCGGGTGGACCAGCGAGACCATCGTCGACCAGCCCATTCCCACGGTGATCGGTGCCCGCCTGTTCGACCACGTGGCCGAGCCGGTGCGCCGCGCGCTGGGCGGCGAGGAAGTGAGCTACGAATACGTCCTCGCCGCCGCGGACGGCAGCGAACGCCATGCGCGCAGCACGCTGGTGCCGGACTTCAGCCCCGCCGGCGAGGTGCTGGGCTGCTTCGTGCATGGCGTGGACATCACCGAGCAGCGCCGCACGCAGAGCGCGCTGGCGCAGGCACAGAAGATGGAGGCCATCGGCCAGCTCACCGGCGGCCTGGCGCACGACTTCAACAACATGCTCACCGTGGTCGCCGGCAACCTCAACGAACTGCGCGCGGCGCGCGCCGGCGACGCGGTGGTGGCCGAGTACGCCGACCCCGCCCTGCTCGCGGCCAACCGCGGCGCCGCGCTGATCCGCCGCCTGCTCGCTTTCGCGCGCCAGCAGCCGTTGTCGCCGCGCGCGGTGGAGGTCGATGAGCTGATCCACGGGCTCACCCGCCTGCTGCGCCGCTCGCTGCCGGAGAACATCGCCATCTACACCGCGGCCGACACGCCGCAGCCGGTGGCGCTGGCCGACCCGCACCAGCTGGAGAGCGCACTGCTCAACCTCGCGCTCAATGCGCGCGACGCCATGCCCAACGGCGGCGAGCTCCGTATCCACGCCGGCATCGAGACGCTGGGCGAAGTCGCCGCGGCCGACCTGGAACTCGCGCCCGGGCCTTACGTGCAGATCAGCGTCGGCGACAATGGCCAGGGCATGGACGGCAGCACCCTGGCGCGGGTGTTCGAGCCCTTCTTCACCACCAAGAAGGCCAGCGGCGGCACCGGCCTGGGCATGGCCATGGTGTACGGCTTCATCAAGCAGTCCGGCGGCGGGGTGCGCATCCGCAGCCGCCAGGCCTGCGGCACCACGGTGGCGCTGCTGCTGCCCTGCGCCCAGGCCGGCGATGGCGCGGCGGGCGACTACTGCCCGGCGGCGGGCGATCCGGCCGGCTGGCTCAAGGGCCGGTTGGTGCTGCTGGTGGAGGACGACGCCGAGGTGCGCCGCGTGGTGCGCAAGCAGCTTGCCGCCCTGGGCTGCGCGGTGCTGGAAGCCGAGAACGGCGAGGAGGCCGCCGACCTGCTGGAGAGCGTCCCCGCGGTGTCGCTGGTGGTATCCGACGTGGTCATGCACGGCAGCATGGACGGCCACGCGCTGGCGCGCTTCGCGCGCGGCTTCCGCCCGGAGCTGCCGGTGATCCTGATGAGCGGCTACACCGACGCCGCGGCGAGCATCGGCGACGACCTGGCGCTGCCCATCCTGGCCAAGCCCTTTACCCGCGAGGGCCTGTATGCGGCCTTGAGCCGCATTGCCCCGCTCGTGCCCGGGAGGCCGGACGATGACGCGTAGCGCCGGGTCGATCTGGATCGTCGAGGACGACGCCGCGGTCGCGCAGCTGATCCGCGGCGCGCTGGAGAAGTACGACTTCCGCTGCGAGCACTTCGCCACCGGCGCCGCGCTGCTGCGCCAGCTGCGCCAGGGCGTGCCGGCACTGTGCATCCTCGACCTCGGCCTGCCGGACATGGACGGGCTGGAACTGCTGCGCCAGATCCGCAGCCGGCACGGCTTCGGCCTGCTGGTGCTGACCGGGCGCGGCGACACCCACGACCGGGTGACCGGCCTGGAACTGGGCGCCGACGATTACATGGTCAAGCCCTTCGAGCCGCGCGAGCTGATCGCCCGCGTGCGCAGCGTGCTGCGCCGCTACCAGCCGGCCGCACCCAGCGCCGAGGCGCCGCGGGTGGCCGAGTTCGCCGGCTGGCGCTTCGACACCGCGACCCACGAACTCACCGCGCCGGACGGCCGCAGCGAAGGCCTGTCGCTGGCCGAAGCCAGCGTGCTGCGCCGCCTGCTGGAACGCCCCAACCAGATCCTGTCGCGCGAGCAACTGCTCGACGGGCGCAACCTGGACGCGCTGGACCGCAGCATCGACCTGCGCATCTCGCGCCTGCGCAAGCGCCTGGAGGAAAACCCGCAGCACGCCCGGCTGATCAGGACGGTGTATGGCGCCGGCTACCTGCTGTGTGCCGAGGTGGCGTGGCACTGAGCGCGTGCGGCCCCGGAATCTCCGGCCGAGCCTCGGCTTGCCTGTGTTGTAGGAGCGGCCTTGGCCGCGATGCGGCGTTGATTGCCTACGCGGACCGCCGCATCGCGGCCAAGGCCGCTCCTACCGCACTGTTGCCGGCCGCCTTCAGCCCTCGCGCCCGAGCAACCCGTGCTGGCGCAGGTACTGCTGGATGATCTCCAGCCGGCTGACCACGTCGTCCAGCTCCAGCAGCGCCTGGCGGGCGCGCAGCGGAATCGGCAGCAGTTCGGCGTAGCGCGCGCCCACCCAGGCGGCGTCGTCGAAGCGGTGCGGTTCGGGCAGCGGGTTGCCGACCTCGCCGGCGATCGCGCCCAGCAGCGGCAGGATGTCGGCCTGGGCGTCCGGCACCGATTGCGCCAGCGCCGGGTCCAGCCAGCGCACCGTGGCGGTGAGCAGGCCGTCGGCCTGGACCTCGTGGTCCTCGACGCGGAAGCGCCGCCCGCCGCGGGCGACGATGGACAGCACGCCCGGTTCGCCCATGTCCCAGGTTTCGATCTTCGCCTCGGTGCCCACCAGGTAGGGCAGCGCCGGCTCGCCCACTTCCTGCCCGGCGGCGATCAGGCACACGCCGAAGCTCGACTGCTCGCGCAGGCAGCGTGCGGTCATGTCCATGTAGCGCGCCTCGAACACGCGCAGCGGCAGCAGGCCGTCGGGGAACAGCACCGTGCCGAGCGGAAACAGCGGCAGGCGCGCGGTGTCAGCGGCCATCGTCGGCCCCCTCGCCGGTCTCGCCCCAGCGCGGCATCAGGTTGTGCGCGACGCCCAACTGGTCGAGGATGCGCGCGACCACGAAATCCACCAGATCGTCGATGCTCTGCGGGTGGTTGTAGAAGCCCGGGCTGGGCGGCAGGATGACCACGCCCAGGCGCGCCAGGCGCAGCATGTTCTCCAGGTGCAGCGCGGACAGCGGCGTCTCGCGCGGTACCAGCACCAGCTTGCGGCCTTCCTTGATGGCCACGTCGGCGGCGCGCTCGATCAGGTTCTGCGCCAGGCCGGCGGCGATTGCGGCCAGCGTGCCCATGGTGCACGGGCACACCACCATGGCGTCCGGCGGGTTGGAGCCGGAGGCCGGCGGGGCGAACCATTCCTCGCGGCCGAACACCCGCAGGCGGCCGTCGACATCCTTGAAGCGCTCGCGCAGCGCCGCCTCCACCTCGGCCGGACGCGAGGGCAGTTCGATGCCCATCTCCTGGCGGGCGACGATCTGCGCGACCTGCGAATACAGCAGCCATACCTGGCAGCCGGCAGCCAGCAGGCAGTCGACGAGCCGCATGCCGTAGGGCATGCCGGAAGCGCCGGTGAAGGCGACGGCGATGGTCTTGTTCATGGGCGGCGTGAAGAGTTGGGCGGGGCCCTAAGTGTTGCACGCCCGCCGGAGCCGGGCAAAGCGCAGCTGATGTAGGAGCGGCCTTGGCCGCGATCCGCACTTTGGGAAACCGGATGTCGCCATCGCGGGCAGGCCCGCGCCCACAACACCCGTCAGGGCAGCTCGCGCACTCGCAGGAAACGCGGAAAGCGCGGCAGGCCCTTGGGGGTGAGCTCGCGGTAGCGGTAGGTGACCAGGGTGCCGGGTGCGGGCGGGGTCCGACGCAAGACGTCGGTGAGTCCGCTGCCGACGCGGAAGCGCCGCCCGTCCGGTGTTTCCACCAGCAGCGAGCCGGTCATGCCGGCCAGCCGCCCCTTGCCTGGCAGATGGGCGATCACCCGCGCCTCGGCGTCCAGCCAGGGGGTGAGCTTGAGCAGCGCGTCGCTGCGCCCGGCCGTCCACGCTGCGTCGGCGCGGTGCAGCATCAGCCCTTCGCCGCCGCCGCGCACCACTTCGTCGAACAGCGCCTGCAGGGCGCGGCGGTCGGCCACGCGCCGCTGCGGCACCGCTTGCACCCAGGGCACGCCGATGCTCGCGGCGATGGCGCGCAGGCCTTCGACCCGCTCGCTGAAGTCGCCTTGCCCGCCCGGCAGTTCGAACAGCATGTAGCGCACTTCGCGCCACCGCGGATCGTCCGGCGCCTCGCGGCGGATCAGGCCGGAGAGCTCGTCGAAGCGTCGTCGCCCCAGCCACAGCTCGCCGTCCAGCCGCTGGGCGGGCAAGGCGGCGAGGAACCAGGGCGGGGCGACGATCGGCCGTCCGCTGCGCAGGCGCAGTTGCTGCCCATCCCAGATCGCGCGCACGCCGTCGAGCTTCTCGCTGACCCAGTAGCCGGCCGGGTCGATAGCCTCGTGGTAGCGCTCGGCGAGCATCACGGCCGGCGGCGTCGCGGCGCCCGTCATGCCTGTCGCCGGGGCCAGGCAGAAGAGCGCCAGCAGGGTGTGCAGCGCCAGCCGGCGGATGCAGAGGTATCTCATGGTGAATGCCGATAACGTCAACACGAAAATGTTATCGGCATTATCGGCGGGCGGCCAGCGCAGGCCGCGAAGCCTTAGCCGAAGGCCGCCGGCACCTCACGTACCACGCTGTCCGGATCGGTCTGCGGCGCGCCGGCCACCGTGGCCAGCGGCACAACCCCGGCCCACACCGGCCAGTCCATGTCCTCGGCGTCGTCCTTCACGCCCCAGTTGCGGATCTTCACCGAGGCCTCGGCCAGCGGCAGGCGCAGCACCGTGGTGGCGTTGAGCTCCTTGGCGCTGACCGGGCGCAGCTGTGCCCAGCGCCCGGGGGCGAGCGCCTCGATGAAGGCGCGCAGTGCCGCTTCCTTGTGTGCGGCATCCTCGACCGCCTCGAAGCGCCCGTAGATCGCCGCCGAGCGGTAGTTCATCGAATGGTGGAAGGCCGAGCGCGCCATTACCAGGCCGTCGATGCTGGCCACGGTCACGCAGCACTCGCCTTCGGTGAGCGCCTGCAACATGCGCGAGGCGCGCGCGCCGTGGATGCAGAGGTGGTCGCCCTCGCGCCAGTGTGCGGTGGGCAAGGCGTGCACCGAGCCGTTCCAGTTGAAGGCCACGGTGCATACCCGCGCCGCGTCGACCACGGCGGCGACGGTGTCCGCGTCGTAATGGGCGCGGTCGGGCAGGCGGCGGACGCGGGTGCGCGGCGAGGGGGCGGGAAGACGGGTCATGATGGTGCTCCGGGCTGTGCATGTGTTTCAGGTGATGCAAGCCTAGCTGTCCGATGGCACCATCCGTAGTGCCACCATCCAGCAGTTTGATAGAGCCACCGTGTCGCCAAAGTGCTCCCCGTCCGTCACCGCGGTCGTTCCCGAAGATGCCCGGCGGGGCACGCGCGCCGGCGGATTTCACTGGTTGCTGGCCGAACCGCTGCCGGCGGCCTTGCCTCGCCAGCAGCTGCTCTACCAGCGCCTGCGCGCCGCCATCGTGGATGGACGGCTGGCGCCGGGACTGCGCCTGCCGGCCAGCCGCGCA contains:
- a CDS encoding PAS-domain containing protein; protein product: MNLQAARQLSAAPQADGAPVGDHLYRQMVGGALELFDQGVTVFDAGLRLIAWNRRFVAMLEFPAELLVAGTPYERFVRYNVARGEYGEYDDCAGTADAACVEALVAARMAAARRFHPHHTRWVRPNGRVLELRGQPLPDDAGFVTFYADITDQQQRQDEIDRQKAELEAHIQRRTAELTAANAELTAAIERNREITVALRYSEGRLRQITDAIPAHIAYFDKTWTYRYANRRYAEWFGWTSETIVDQPIPTVIGARLFDHVAEPVRRALGGEEVSYEYVLAAADGSERHARSTLVPDFSPAGEVLGCFVHGVDITEQRRTQSALAQAQKMEAIGQLTGGLAHDFNNMLTVVAGNLNELRAARAGDAVVAEYADPALLAANRGAALIRRLLAFARQQPLSPRAVEVDELIHGLTRLLRRSLPENIAIYTAADTPQPVALADPHQLESALLNLALNARDAMPNGGELRIHAGIETLGEVAAADLELAPGPYVQISVGDNGQGMDGSTLARVFEPFFTTKKASGGTGLGMAMVYGFIKQSGGGVRIRSRQACGTTVALLLPCAQAGDGAAGDYCPAAGDPAGWLKGRLVLLVEDDAEVRRVVRKQLAALGCAVLEAENGEEAADLLESVPAVSLVVSDVVMHGSMDGHALARFARGFRPELPVILMSGYTDAAASIGDDLALPILAKPFTREGLYAALSRIAPLVPGRPDDDA
- a CDS encoding response regulator transcription factor, with the protein product MTRSAGSIWIVEDDAAVAQLIRGALEKYDFRCEHFATGAALLRQLRQGVPALCILDLGLPDMDGLELLRQIRSRHGFGLLVLTGRGDTHDRVTGLELGADDYMVKPFEPRELIARVRSVLRRYQPAAPSAEAPRVAEFAGWRFDTATHELTAPDGRSEGLSLAEASVLRRLLERPNQILSREQLLDGRNLDALDRSIDLRISRLRKRLEENPQHARLIRTVYGAGYLLCAEVAWH
- a CDS encoding LON peptidase substrate-binding domain-containing protein; the encoded protein is MAADTARLPLFPLGTVLFPDGLLPLRVFEARYMDMTARCLREQSSFGVCLIAAGQEVGEPALPYLVGTEAKIETWDMGEPGVLSIVARGGRRFRVEDHEVQADGLLTATVRWLDPALAQSVPDAQADILPLLGAIAGEVGNPLPEPHRFDDAAWVGARYAELLPIPLRARQALLELDDVVSRLEIIQQYLRQHGLLGREG
- a CDS encoding flavin prenyltransferase UbiX, giving the protein MNKTIAVAFTGASGMPYGMRLVDCLLAAGCQVWLLYSQVAQIVARQEMGIELPSRPAEVEAALRERFKDVDGRLRVFGREEWFAPPASGSNPPDAMVVCPCTMGTLAAIAAGLAQNLIERAADVAIKEGRKLVLVPRETPLSALHLENMLRLARLGVVILPPSPGFYNHPQSIDDLVDFVVARILDQLGVAHNLMPRWGETGEGADDGR
- a CDS encoding DNA ligase codes for the protein MRYLCIRRLALHTLLALFCLAPATGMTGAATPPAVMLAERYHEAIDPAGYWVSEKLDGVRAIWDGQQLRLRSGRPIVAPPWFLAALPAQRLDGELWLGRRRFDELSGLIRREAPDDPRWREVRYMLFELPGGQGDFSERVEGLRAIAASIGVPWVQAVPQRRVADRRALQALFDEVVRGGGEGLMLHRADAAWTAGRSDALLKLTPWLDAEARVIAHLPGKGRLAGMTGSLLVETPDGRRFRVGSGLTDVLRRTPPAPGTLVTYRYRELTPKGLPRFPRFLRVRELP
- a CDS encoding pyridoxamine 5'-phosphate oxidase family protein; its protein translation is MTRLPAPSPRTRVRRLPDRAHYDADTVAAVVDAARVCTVAFNWNGSVHALPTAHWREGDHLCIHGARASRMLQALTEGECCVTVASIDGLVMARSAFHHSMNYRSAAIYGRFEAVEDAAHKEAALRAFIEALAPGRWAQLRPVSAKELNATTVLRLPLAEASVKIRNWGVKDDAEDMDWPVWAGVVPLATVAGAPQTDPDSVVREVPAAFG